The Pseudoalteromonas rubra genome has a segment encoding these proteins:
- a CDS encoding alanine/glycine:cation symporter family protein: MGGSWWFPYVLLGVGLFFTLYLKFPQIRYFKHACKIVTGKYDKKGQEGDTTHFQALSTALSGTVGTGNIGGVALAISIGGPAALFWMWMTAFFGMTTKFVEVTLSHKYRTKAEDGTMAGGPMYYMDRRLNMKWLAVLFAIATVISSFGTGSLPQINNIAQGMEATFNIEPMVTGAVLSILLALVILGGIKRIAAITSRVVPLMAAVYIIGALAVILYNAENIIPSFSAVFVNAFSGSAAVGGFLGASFAYAFNRGVNRGLFSNEAGQGSAPIAHASAKADEPVSEGMVSILEPFIDTIVICTLTGLVILSSGVWTEKFETTFERSSMTIVQGNFVESNDSDREELYKYLNGIDGHSVEAYNGNIRVVEGVAVNKDFTVIHSRSIGEDIRFGITDKHRYTGTVEVSKGMLVDTSISIKGKSLVHSAELTTKAFTRGFFGDSGQYIVSIGLLLFAFSTAIAWSYYGDRAMTYLLGSRSVMPYRVFYVAGFFWASFADTTLIWKLAAVGIVVMTLPNLFGIMLLRKEMKESIDEYWDKFDKEQRSSEGNAEVQKDNSMHFQKDKPE, from the coding sequence TTGGGGGGCTCCTGGTGGTTCCCTTATGTATTACTTGGGGTGGGCCTGTTTTTTACTTTGTACTTAAAATTCCCACAGATCCGATATTTCAAGCATGCGTGCAAAATTGTTACGGGTAAATACGACAAGAAAGGACAGGAGGGGGACACCACGCATTTCCAGGCGTTGTCCACAGCCCTGTCAGGCACGGTAGGTACCGGTAATATCGGTGGTGTTGCACTGGCCATTTCAATTGGTGGTCCGGCTGCTTTATTTTGGATGTGGATGACGGCATTCTTCGGTATGACGACTAAGTTCGTTGAGGTAACTTTATCTCATAAATACCGTACCAAAGCAGAAGATGGCACCATGGCAGGTGGTCCCATGTACTATATGGATCGTCGCCTCAATATGAAGTGGCTTGCTGTTTTGTTTGCCATTGCAACAGTTATCAGCTCATTCGGCACGGGTAGTTTGCCGCAAATCAACAACATCGCACAGGGTATGGAGGCCACCTTTAACATCGAGCCTATGGTCACCGGTGCGGTGCTGTCTATCTTACTTGCCTTGGTTATCCTGGGTGGTATTAAGCGTATTGCTGCGATTACCTCTCGGGTTGTGCCTTTGATGGCTGCTGTGTACATCATTGGTGCGCTGGCGGTTATTCTTTATAACGCTGAAAACATCATTCCTTCCTTTTCTGCTGTGTTTGTGAATGCATTTAGTGGTTCGGCTGCGGTTGGTGGCTTCCTGGGGGCGTCTTTCGCCTATGCCTTCAACCGGGGTGTAAACCGCGGTTTATTCTCCAACGAAGCCGGTCAGGGTTCGGCACCGATTGCACACGCCTCTGCCAAAGCTGATGAACCGGTATCTGAGGGCATGGTGTCTATTCTTGAACCTTTCATCGATACCATAGTGATCTGTACGCTGACAGGCTTGGTAATCTTGTCTTCCGGTGTGTGGACTGAAAAATTCGAAACCACTTTTGAGCGCTCGTCAATGACGATAGTTCAGGGTAACTTTGTCGAATCAAACGACAGCGATCGGGAAGAGTTGTACAAATATCTTAATGGTATTGATGGTCACAGTGTTGAGGCCTACAACGGAAATATCCGGGTAGTCGAAGGGGTGGCAGTGAATAAAGACTTCACCGTGATCCATTCACGCTCTATCGGTGAGGACATCCGTTTTGGCATCACCGATAAGCATCGCTACACAGGTACGGTTGAAGTAAGCAAAGGTATGCTTGTTGATACCAGCATCAGTATTAAAGGTAAATCTCTGGTGCACTCTGCTGAGCTGACAACGAAAGCGTTTACCCGTGGTTTCTTTGGTGACAGCGGCCAGTATATTGTATCAATCGGCCTGTTACTGTTTGCGTTCTCTACAGCGATAGCCTGGTCATATTATGGTGACCGTGCCATGACGTATCTGTTGGGCTCACGTTCTGTGATGCCGTATCGGGTATTCTATGTTGCTGGCTTTTTCTGGGCATCATTTGCAGACACCACATTGATCTGGAAGCTCGCCGCTGTCGGTATAGTGGTCATGACACTGCCAAACTTATTCGGGATCATGTTACTGCGTAAAGAGATGAAAGAGTCTATTGACGAGTACTGGGATAAGTTTGATAAAGAACAGCGTAGCTCGGAAGGAAATGCTGAGGTACAAAAAGACAATTCTATGCATTTCCAAAAAGACAAACCTGAATAA
- a CDS encoding DUF349 domain-containing protein: protein MIFKNLFTPKWKHPKTQVRLAAIDKLDMSKDADVLQTLALEDDSSQIRKKVLDKINDLSLWWKVYKQDQELKELAEQHISQAVLSGSQSLSQAIRDEYIDRYAPAKTLEKVAFSDIADEQKAKLLKRLANAKLIEKAFKQGNEALQNQLLPLIAQYQLEKTVLKAANGEARTALEQTLEQQRLSQVMPAQVAQEAKLVLAKLNALRDKQDYQVVVSQTDALVAQWQALEVQWLNEEAQQVNQEKFSTISEKLGKHRDVLKLAFDQAQQQAEQAANKAKAIDEFESDYQALEQALSSAVDALNLSAQEALETQLSQLQSRLEASPYQTEVSLQALSGKLRDSARQLKNLPELVSAKEQFDEALKALAEIAPTEALEQLDAVLAQQKQAYQHAQSQLRQLPGELKKQASEQLKAVSGQFNQSMKPLVDEQEKHLKEARKKARDVQRLLDQGRFNVAFGVFNGFIESYELLSEGYKQQLAKQHTTLSEALKELKDWQKYASQPKRAELLQQLDDMLTEQEVDPKTRAAQVKLLRVRWNELGRVESDEEKAQATQFDEKIEQLFAPCRAYFAEQDAQRKKVIEQREALVGQMTELMEQAQAAEPDWRQVESTFNRINKQWRGAGSLDASTYQALNARYRHAYTQVNEQLKSRHQANAQLKQQLVTEAQAQLELEDVMQACDTLKNLQKRWQEIGFAGTKQEHTLWQEFRKHNDAVFEKRQAQQNAEREQAQAQEAQQRQLLAELDSQMIDAKTQSELLSVKEAVIATDVLGSLRKTKQQLLEQVEAKLNELFSAQSREKFNDLVEAVRAGQTPSDNWLRGNDSGLAAEQLLLRLEIMTNNESPDSCAKARMTEQVALLEAKLQGGAQSLEYYLTCYLSQVVSDNEQVEQARLIKVLTA, encoded by the coding sequence ATGATCTTTAAAAACCTTTTTACCCCTAAATGGAAGCACCCGAAAACACAGGTGCGATTAGCCGCAATCGATAAGCTGGACATGAGCAAAGATGCCGACGTATTGCAGACTTTAGCCCTGGAAGATGACTCAAGCCAGATCAGAAAAAAAGTGCTCGATAAAATCAATGATTTGAGTTTGTGGTGGAAGGTATATAAGCAAGACCAGGAGTTGAAAGAACTGGCCGAGCAGCATATCTCTCAGGCTGTTTTATCCGGCTCACAGTCGCTGAGCCAGGCAATTCGTGATGAGTATATTGACCGATACGCACCGGCTAAAACACTGGAAAAAGTGGCTTTTAGTGATATCGCGGATGAGCAAAAAGCCAAATTATTAAAGCGTCTTGCCAATGCCAAACTGATTGAAAAGGCATTTAAACAAGGAAATGAGGCACTCCAGAACCAACTATTGCCTTTGATAGCGCAGTATCAGCTAGAAAAAACCGTGCTCAAAGCCGCCAATGGCGAGGCACGTACAGCGCTGGAGCAAACTCTGGAACAACAACGATTGAGTCAGGTTATGCCTGCACAGGTTGCTCAGGAAGCAAAACTGGTTTTGGCCAAGCTGAATGCCCTGCGTGACAAGCAAGACTATCAAGTGGTTGTGAGTCAGACTGATGCATTGGTAGCGCAATGGCAGGCACTGGAAGTACAATGGTTGAATGAAGAAGCCCAACAAGTTAATCAGGAGAAGTTCTCCACTATTTCTGAAAAACTGGGTAAGCACCGAGATGTGTTAAAGTTGGCCTTTGATCAAGCGCAGCAACAGGCTGAACAGGCTGCGAACAAAGCCAAAGCGATCGATGAATTCGAGTCTGATTACCAGGCACTGGAGCAGGCTCTGTCAAGCGCTGTTGACGCTTTGAACCTGTCTGCACAGGAAGCTTTAGAGACCCAGTTATCGCAACTTCAAAGTCGTTTAGAGGCCTCACCTTATCAAACAGAGGTGTCACTTCAGGCTTTGTCTGGAAAGCTACGTGATAGTGCCAGACAACTTAAAAACTTGCCTGAACTTGTCAGTGCGAAAGAGCAATTCGATGAGGCACTGAAAGCGCTGGCCGAGATTGCGCCGACTGAAGCGCTTGAGCAGTTGGATGCTGTCCTGGCACAGCAAAAACAAGCCTATCAGCATGCTCAGTCGCAGTTGCGTCAGTTGCCAGGCGAGCTGAAAAAGCAGGCTTCAGAGCAACTTAAAGCTGTCAGTGGTCAATTTAATCAGAGTATGAAACCTTTGGTTGATGAACAGGAAAAGCACCTTAAGGAAGCGCGCAAGAAGGCAAGAGATGTACAGCGACTGTTAGATCAGGGCCGTTTTAATGTGGCATTCGGTGTATTTAATGGCTTTATTGAGAGCTATGAATTGCTGAGCGAAGGATATAAACAGCAGCTGGCAAAACAACATACGACGTTGAGTGAAGCGCTTAAAGAGCTCAAAGACTGGCAAAAATATGCATCTCAGCCGAAGCGCGCTGAGTTGTTGCAACAGCTAGATGACATGCTCACAGAGCAAGAGGTTGACCCTAAGACCCGTGCAGCGCAGGTAAAGTTATTACGCGTACGCTGGAATGAACTGGGGCGTGTGGAAAGCGATGAAGAAAAAGCACAGGCAACTCAGTTTGACGAGAAAATCGAGCAGTTATTTGCCCCGTGTCGAGCTTACTTTGCAGAGCAAGACGCACAGCGCAAAAAGGTCATTGAGCAGCGCGAGGCGCTGGTTGGCCAAATGACCGAACTGATGGAGCAGGCGCAAGCCGCTGAACCCGATTGGCGTCAGGTTGAAAGCACGTTTAACCGTATCAACAAGCAGTGGCGTGGTGCTGGCAGCCTGGATGCTTCTACATATCAGGCACTTAATGCACGTTATCGCCATGCTTATACCCAGGTCAATGAGCAATTGAAATCTCGCCACCAGGCCAATGCTCAACTGAAGCAACAATTGGTGACAGAAGCACAGGCCCAGCTTGAGTTAGAAGATGTGATGCAAGCGTGTGATACATTGAAAAACTTGCAAAAGCGCTGGCAGGAAATTGGTTTTGCAGGTACCAAGCAGGAGCACACATTGTGGCAGGAGTTCAGAAAACACAATGATGCCGTGTTTGAAAAACGTCAGGCGCAACAAAATGCTGAACGTGAACAAGCTCAGGCACAAGAAGCACAGCAGCGTCAGTTACTGGCTGAGCTGGACAGTCAAATGATCGATGCTAAAACGCAATCAGAACTGCTGAGCGTTAAAGAGGCGGTCATTGCGACAGATGTGCTAGGTTCACTGAGAAAAACCAAGCAACAGCTACTGGAGCAGGTCGAGGCCAAGTTAAATGAACTCTTTTCAGCCCAGAGCCGTGAAAAGTTTAATGACCTGGTAGAAGCGGTGCGTGCGGGACAAACGCCATCGGATAACTGGTTAAGGGGCAATGACTCAGGACTTGCTGCTGAGCAGCTATTGCTGCGCCTCGAAATCATGACTAATAATGAGTCCCCGGACTCTTGTGCAAAGGCACGAATGACAGAGCAGGTTGCTTTGTTAGAAGCCAAGCTGCAAGGTGGTGCTCAGTCGCTTGAGTATTATCTGACTTGTTATCTGTCACAGGTGGTTAGTGACAATGAGCAGGTTGAACAGGCGCGCTTAATCAAGGTGTTAACCGCCTAA
- a CDS encoding DUF2989 domain-containing protein encodes MRWWLISSLCITTALLSGCDDTITLSKICSDTPGFCADLNKDSHCKEERASVIFSRYREYKAPTDENKYTLLKDFEQYNECVSLAAQIEHIKLKEKTTSRVEGHLTSLKEMTRIYQDTINTEHPGLLYYHWSRRNNRMALNKLLNMQDQEHVKSDREIQLFLATFYAKIDDDKTIDILYRVLELNKAGETPDPEVFASLVSIFYKQQKYKHAYTFARVAQLSGSENIDILPVEHKLSASGKDLGALDTLAAKTWEEISNGEFLSPRNF; translated from the coding sequence ATGAGGTGGTGGCTAATTTCAAGCCTGTGTATTACAACAGCGCTGCTCAGTGGCTGCGATGACACGATAACGCTGAGTAAAATTTGCTCGGATACACCGGGGTTTTGCGCAGATCTTAATAAAGACAGTCATTGCAAAGAAGAGCGTGCATCAGTCATATTTTCACGTTACCGCGAATACAAAGCGCCAACTGACGAGAATAAATACACGCTGCTAAAAGATTTTGAACAGTATAACGAGTGTGTTTCGCTCGCCGCACAAATTGAACATATCAAACTAAAAGAAAAAACCACATCACGAGTTGAAGGCCATCTCACTAGCCTGAAAGAAATGACACGCATCTATCAGGACACGATTAATACTGAGCATCCGGGCTTACTTTACTATCACTGGTCCCGACGCAACAACCGTATGGCATTAAACAAGCTGCTGAATATGCAGGACCAGGAACATGTAAAAAGTGATCGGGAAATACAACTCTTTTTGGCAACCTTCTATGCCAAGATTGATGACGATAAAACCATAGACATTCTTTATCGTGTGCTGGAACTGAATAAAGCGGGCGAAACCCCAGACCCGGAAGTATTCGCAAGCCTGGTCAGTATTTTTTACAAACAACAAAAATATAAGCACGCTTATACATTTGCCCGGGTAGCGCAGCTATCTGGCTCTGAGAATATTGATATTCTGCCCGTGGAACATAAACTCTCTGCCAGTGGTAAAGACTTAGGTGCACTGGATACGCTGGCTGCAAAAACCTGGGAAGAGATCAGTAATGGAGAATTCCTCTCCCCAAGAAATTTTTAA
- a CDS encoding AI-2E family transporter: MSSLSGITKSLVVIASLFIVLAGIKLANDIVVPFVLAAFIAIICNPLLKFFANYRIPKGLAIVLIIMMVMLMGMSLTGLVGQSLNDFSSQLPQYREALRSKFIWFVDMAAQYNILIDKQQLIALFDPGKMIDVATNMLAGFGGVMANIFLILLTVVFMLFEAPMISTKVHLALDDPDMKMKQIDRFLDSINSYLAIKTLVSLATGVLAAVFLWVLDVDYFVLWGVFAFLLNYIPNIGSIIAAVPPVLLALVTHSPMVSAIVAAGYISINTIMGNIVEPRFMGRGLGLSTLVVFLSLIFWGWLLGTVGMLLSVPLTMVVKIALENSEDGRWLATMLGGEEQQNAR, encoded by the coding sequence GTGTCTTCATTGTCTGGGATCACTAAAAGCTTAGTCGTTATTGCGTCATTGTTCATTGTTTTGGCCGGAATTAAACTGGCGAACGACATCGTTGTTCCTTTTGTTTTAGCAGCCTTTATCGCCATCATATGTAACCCACTTCTGAAGTTCTTTGCAAATTATCGCATTCCTAAAGGGCTGGCAATTGTCCTGATCATCATGATGGTCATGCTGATGGGGATGAGTCTGACAGGCCTGGTTGGCCAGTCGTTAAATGACTTTTCGAGCCAGTTACCCCAATACAGAGAAGCCCTGCGCAGCAAGTTTATCTGGTTTGTTGATATGGCGGCTCAATATAATATTTTAATTGATAAACAGCAGCTTATTGCACTGTTTGATCCCGGTAAAATGATTGATGTGGCGACCAATATGCTAGCCGGCTTTGGTGGTGTGATGGCCAACATCTTTCTCATCCTGCTGACCGTGGTCTTTATGCTTTTTGAAGCGCCCATGATTAGTACCAAGGTACACCTTGCACTGGATGATCCGGATATGAAAATGAAACAGATTGACCGCTTTTTGGACTCGATAAACAGTTACCTGGCCATTAAGACGTTGGTGTCATTGGCAACGGGCGTGCTGGCGGCTGTGTTTCTTTGGGTACTGGATGTTGATTATTTTGTGCTGTGGGGCGTGTTTGCCTTTTTGCTTAATTATATTCCTAACATAGGCTCGATTATTGCGGCGGTGCCACCGGTGTTACTGGCGCTGGTGACACACAGTCCTATGGTCAGCGCAATTGTGGCCGCGGGGTATATTAGTATCAATACCATTATGGGAAATATTGTCGAGCCGCGTTTTATGGGTCGGGGACTTGGCCTGAGCACTTTGGTGGTGTTTTTGTCTTTGATCTTCTGGGGCTGGTTGTTGGGTACTGTGGGTATGTTACTGTCTGTGCCTTTAACTATGGTGGTTAAAATTGCTCTTGAAAACAGCGAAGATGGACGTTGGCTGGCAACAATGTTAGGTGGTGAAGAACAGCAAAATGCCAGATAA
- a CDS encoding TIGR01777 family oxidoreductase yields the protein MKVLMTGATGLIGSELCKFLFNKHKIIALTRNISKARRSLDSKIELVNNLDLVDFNELDVVINLAGEPIADKRWTEKQKARIMDSRILLTEALSARIRNCDTPPHTFISGSAIGYYGRQPATVKVGEDFDDPYPEFSHQLCKDWEAKANSAQNEATRVCIIRTGVVLSRHGGALKKMLPAFQFGMGGPMASGEQMMSWIHIDDMVQLILFLIKHQELAGVFNATAPAPVSNKEFAERLAITLRRPAMFTMPEFVLKALFGEMSELLIYGQRVLPRRALKANYRFRYPNLDEALQQLFH from the coding sequence ATGAAGGTATTAATGACAGGTGCCACCGGGCTCATCGGGTCAGAGTTGTGCAAATTCCTATTCAATAAACACAAAATCATTGCATTGACACGCAATATTTCCAAAGCCCGGCGCTCGCTGGACAGTAAAATTGAACTCGTCAACAACCTGGATCTGGTCGACTTCAATGAACTGGATGTGGTTATCAACCTTGCAGGCGAACCCATTGCAGACAAACGCTGGACTGAAAAACAAAAAGCCCGGATCATGGACAGCCGCATTTTACTGACCGAAGCGCTCAGCGCGCGGATCCGCAATTGCGACACGCCGCCGCATACCTTTATTTCAGGCAGTGCCATTGGCTATTACGGCAGACAACCTGCAACGGTTAAGGTGGGTGAAGACTTCGACGACCCCTATCCGGAGTTTAGTCATCAACTCTGTAAAGACTGGGAAGCAAAGGCGAATTCAGCCCAAAATGAAGCCACCCGGGTCTGTATAATTCGAACCGGAGTAGTGTTATCCAGACACGGTGGTGCACTGAAGAAAATGCTGCCAGCCTTTCAGTTCGGCATGGGCGGGCCTATGGCCAGCGGTGAGCAGATGATGTCCTGGATCCATATTGACGATATGGTGCAACTCATTTTATTTCTGATTAAACACCAGGAACTTGCCGGTGTATTCAATGCGACGGCGCCAGCCCCGGTATCCAACAAGGAGTTTGCTGAGCGTCTGGCTATCACTTTGAGACGCCCAGCCATGTTCACTATGCCAGAATTCGTACTCAAGGCGTTATTTGGCGAAATGTCTGAGCTGCTGATATACGGCCAGCGCGTGTTACCCCGGCGTGCCCTAAAAGCAAATTACCGCTTTCGTTACCCCAATCTGGACGAGGCGCTTCAGCAATTGTTTCACTGA
- a CDS encoding M14 family metallopeptidase yields the protein MKITSNFDSGNINVISAEAPLDIQLEINHDNESEFFQWFHFRLESTPFVEHKLHINNLQNSAYPEGWDDYQAVASYDRQTWFRVPSTYQDGQLVIDFEPECNHTYFAYFAPYSYERHLDLVYWAQSHDACRVETLGETLDGRDISLLCIGEPGDEKKKIWITARQHPGETMAEWFVEGLLHKLLDDEDPHAAALLSKAVFYIVPNMNPDGSVRGHLRTNAKGVNLNREWQTPSLENSPEVYHVLNKMHETGLDLYLDIHGDEALPYNFVAGSEGIPSYDARLESLEEQFKQALLTITPEFQDEFGYPKDEPGQANLTVASCAVGEAFKALAYTIEMPFKDNANLPDPHYGWSDRRSYQFGQDTLAAIVNVVDNLR from the coding sequence ATGAAGATCACCAGTAATTTTGACAGCGGAAATATCAACGTGATTTCTGCTGAGGCTCCACTCGACATTCAGCTGGAAATTAACCACGACAACGAATCTGAATTCTTTCAATGGTTCCACTTTCGTCTCGAATCAACACCATTTGTAGAACACAAACTACATATTAATAACCTGCAAAATTCAGCATACCCAGAAGGGTGGGATGATTATCAGGCTGTTGCTTCCTATGACAGACAAACCTGGTTCCGGGTACCGAGTACTTATCAGGACGGCCAGCTGGTTATCGACTTTGAACCTGAGTGTAATCATACTTATTTTGCTTACTTTGCCCCGTATAGCTACGAGCGTCATCTAGATTTGGTTTACTGGGCTCAAAGTCATGATGCGTGCCGGGTTGAAACGTTAGGTGAAACACTGGACGGTCGTGACATCAGTTTATTGTGTATTGGTGAGCCGGGCGATGAAAAGAAAAAAATCTGGATCACAGCACGCCAACACCCTGGTGAAACCATGGCTGAGTGGTTTGTAGAAGGATTGTTACACAAACTACTGGACGATGAAGACCCACATGCAGCGGCGCTGTTATCAAAAGCAGTGTTTTATATCGTACCGAACATGAACCCTGATGGCAGTGTGCGCGGTCATTTACGTACAAATGCGAAAGGCGTGAACCTGAACCGTGAATGGCAAACGCCTTCACTTGAAAACTCGCCTGAAGTGTACCATGTCCTGAATAAGATGCATGAAACGGGTTTGGATTTGTATCTTGATATCCATGGTGATGAAGCGCTGCCATACAACTTCGTTGCAGGCAGTGAAGGGATCCCAAGTTATGATGCTCGCCTTGAGTCTTTGGAAGAACAGTTTAAGCAAGCCTTACTGACGATTACTCCGGAGTTTCAGGATGAGTTTGGCTACCCTAAAGATGAGCCGGGTCAGGCTAACCTGACGGTTGCTTCTTGTGCGGTAGGTGAAGCCTTTAAAGCGCTTGCATACACCATCGAGATGCCATTTAAGGACAATGCCAATTTACCTGATCCACATTATGGCTGGTCTGACCGCCGCTCATATCAGTTTGGTCAGGATACCTTAGCGGCCATCGTGAACGTGGTGGACAATCTGAGATAA
- a CDS encoding glyceraldehyde-3-phosphate dehydrogenase, which translates to MTLSHEQEYQNSWQERQDYAESMQPIIGRLYRNLGVEIAVYGRPLVNTSTIDVIKAHKTVARFEETKLRLRESFPFLEAISKMELAPGRVDLGKLAYAYIYKNAGEGRSIEEYLNAELSALLNTGNRPAPRDVVLYGFGRIGRLLARLLIERGGSHADLRLRAIVVRGGRDGDLEKRASLLRRDSIHGPFNGSITVDHEKGAIKANGNYIQIIYANSPEEVDYTQYGIENALVVDNTGVWKDEDGLGKHLQSKGASKVLLTAPAKGDIKNVVYGVNNVDILSEDKIVSAASCTTNAITPVLKALNDKFGIKNGHVETVHSYTNDQNLIDNYHKAERRGRSAALNMVITSTGAAKAVAKALPELAGKLTGNAIRVPTPNVSMAILNLNLKAETTAEELNEFLRETSLHSELRDQIDYTASTEIVSTDLVGSRYAGVVDSQATIVDGDRVVLYVWYDNEFGYSCQVVRVMRDMAEVEFPSLPR; encoded by the coding sequence ATGACCTTATCTCACGAGCAAGAATATCAAAACAGCTGGCAAGAACGTCAAGACTACGCAGAAAGCATGCAACCGATCATCGGTCGTTTGTATCGTAATCTGGGTGTAGAAATTGCGGTTTATGGCCGTCCTCTTGTTAACACCAGCACTATCGATGTTATTAAAGCCCATAAAACAGTCGCACGTTTTGAAGAAACTAAACTGCGTCTGCGCGAGAGCTTCCCATTCTTAGAAGCAATCAGCAAGATGGAACTGGCTCCAGGCCGTGTTGACTTAGGTAAACTAGCCTATGCCTATATTTACAAAAACGCAGGCGAAGGCCGCTCAATCGAGGAATACCTCAATGCTGAGCTGTCTGCACTGCTCAATACAGGCAACCGTCCGGCCCCTCGCGACGTGGTACTGTATGGTTTTGGTCGTATTGGTCGTCTACTTGCTCGTCTATTGATTGAGCGCGGTGGCTCTCACGCTGACCTGCGTTTACGTGCAATTGTTGTGCGTGGTGGTCGCGATGGCGATCTTGAGAAGCGTGCAAGCTTGTTACGTCGTGATTCAATTCATGGTCCTTTCAACGGTTCTATTACTGTTGATCACGAAAAAGGCGCTATCAAAGCAAACGGTAACTACATTCAGATCATCTATGCTAACTCTCCGGAAGAAGTGGATTACACCCAGTACGGCATTGAAAACGCGCTGGTTGTAGACAACACGGGCGTGTGGAAAGACGAAGATGGTCTGGGTAAACACCTGCAATCTAAAGGTGCATCTAAAGTACTTCTGACTGCTCCTGCAAAAGGCGATATTAAGAACGTTGTATACGGTGTTAACAACGTTGACATTCTGTCTGAAGACAAAATTGTTTCTGCAGCAAGCTGTACCACAAACGCCATCACTCCAGTATTGAAAGCGTTGAACGACAAGTTTGGTATCAAAAACGGTCACGTTGAAACGGTTCACTCATACACCAATGACCAGAACCTGATCGACAACTACCACAAAGCTGAGCGTCGTGGTCGCAGTGCTGCACTGAACATGGTTATTACCTCTACCGGTGCTGCAAAAGCCGTTGCGAAAGCATTGCCAGAGCTGGCGGGTAAATTAACGGGTAACGCAATCCGTGTTCCTACGCCAAATGTTTCTATGGCTATTCTGAACCTGAACCTGAAAGCAGAAACGACTGCAGAAGAGCTGAACGAGTTCCTGCGCGAGACTTCTCTGCATTCAGAATTGCGTGATCAAATTGATTACACAGCATCAACTGAAATCGTATCAACTGACCTGGTTGGTAGCCGCTACGCTGGTGTGGTTGATTCACAAGCAACCATCGTTGACGGTGATCGTGTGGTACTATACGTATGGTACGATAACGAGTTTGGCTACAGCTGTCAGGTTGTACGTGTAATGCGTGACATGGCTGAAGTAGAATTCCCAAGCCTGCCGCGTTAA
- a CDS encoding MlaC/ttg2D family ABC transporter substrate-binding protein, protein MNKLIAGLFLLLFSSLTLASKPPLELIHEVGDSLFSDIKAVNQDGNASPLEMRQIVKAHLMSHIDIRFVSYKLLGKHIKGLTKPQALAFISAVEHYLEVSYASALMQYKGQQVTFEALPTDSKSKYATVKAVVRQPSGPDIDIHFKFRKSSKGEWRVYDLVAEGISLLSAKQKEISVRISEVGLAQVTAELNAKS, encoded by the coding sequence GTGAACAAATTAATTGCTGGACTTTTTCTGTTGCTGTTCTCATCACTGACTCTGGCATCAAAACCACCGTTAGAGTTAATCCATGAAGTAGGTGACTCACTATTTTCTGACATTAAAGCCGTTAATCAGGATGGCAATGCCAGCCCTTTGGAAATGCGTCAGATCGTTAAGGCACATCTGATGTCACACATTGATATTCGCTTTGTGTCTTACAAATTACTGGGTAAGCATATAAAAGGGTTAACCAAACCGCAGGCGCTGGCGTTTATTTCTGCTGTTGAACATTATCTGGAAGTGAGCTACGCCAGTGCACTGATGCAATATAAAGGACAGCAAGTGACGTTCGAAGCCCTGCCCACAGACAGCAAAAGTAAATATGCCACAGTCAAAGCTGTGGTGAGACAGCCTTCAGGTCCGGACATCGACATCCACTTTAAATTTCGCAAAAGTAGCAAAGGTGAATGGCGGGTCTACGATCTAGTCGCAGAAGGGATCTCCCTGTTAAGTGCTAAGCAAAAAGAAATTTCGGTGCGGATCTCTGAGGTGGGATTAGCGCAGGTAACGGCGGAGCTTAATGCTAAAAGCTAA
- a CDS encoding YeaC family protein — MNIDSLVKNITPELYERLQYGAATGRWPDGTPLSEAQKEQTVQLVMLYQAKVAKSTEQFTINEEGEMVQKSKRELQQEFKAENEIARFSENDL, encoded by the coding sequence ATGAATATAGACAGTTTAGTTAAAAATATTACACCGGAACTTTACGAGCGATTGCAGTATGGCGCCGCAACCGGACGTTGGCCGGATGGTACACCACTGAGCGAGGCACAAAAAGAACAAACCGTTCAGCTGGTCATGTTATATCAGGCAAAAGTCGCGAAAAGCACCGAGCAGTTCACCATCAACGAAGAAGGTGAAATGGTGCAAAAATCAAAGCGTGAGTTGCAACAAGAATTTAAAGCAGAAAATGAAATAGCCAGGTTTAGTGAAAATGATCTTTAA